A stretch of Episyrphus balteatus chromosome 2, idEpiBalt1.1, whole genome shotgun sequence DNA encodes these proteins:
- the LOC129912083 gene encoding uncharacterized protein LOC129912083 isoform X2: MYGPPETDSEDDYDGFSFGDTIIEDHRRQNHFVFEQKSDHDIEQAIEEGELNKLTDIIEEGNININNPLGNGTIMLALACRAGQLEIVKYLLGQKANVNKQVESVTPLMETCACIKQCREVTEIAKLLLAAGAVVNVSDKYGTTPFMLACQNGHMDVVRLFINDVSFDAVDNQGCTPIFHAIENNRADIVKFLVESGANASVANKKGYTPRQVAQFHGFYDILEMLPKEKGQPYQVPTTFLSYNSICDMIPRIFLKSECPEYFQDINLILMNMGMENILEYFAKEKTSLADFLTMNEERLEEIGIEYPIHRLKVLKGLLNFHLNQWTKRSIARVQKGRPDNFYEILVLSANHLQNLVIINSSLKYVKYNSQCGHFGPISTDIVQSLRKNLQNYRAVMKDLNQTTSYLQSFSPAFPPLYIDYDDYLAEKKKNTTRKILKYTFFVAVSVVICLKMQKIF, encoded by the exons CATTGAAGACCATCGACGCCAAAATCACTTTGTCTTTGAACAAAAATCAGATCACGACATAGAACAAGCGATAGAAGAAGGCGAACTTAATAAATTAACAGACATAATTGAAGAAGGAAATATTAATATCAACAATCCGCTTGGAAATGGTACGATTATGTTAGCACTCGCATGTAGAGCAGGTCAATTGGAAATAGTTAAATATCTCCTTGGACAAAAGGCTAACGTTAATAAACAAGTTGAATCTGTAACGCCTCTAATGGAAACATGCGCCTGCATAAAACAGTGTCGAGAGGTAACTGAAATAGCGAAGCTATTACTAGCTGCCGGCGCTGTTGTCAATGTGTCTGACAAATATGGAACCACTCCATTTATGCTAGCATGTCAAAACGGTCACATGGACGTGGTGCGACTTTTCATTAATGATGTTTCGTTTGATGCAGTTGATAATCAGGGTTGCACTCCAATTTTCCATGCAATTGAGAACAATCGGGCCGATATAGTGAAGTTTCTGGTAGAGTCTGGAGCTAATGCATCAGTTGCAAACAAAAAAGGTTACACACCGCGTCAAGTTGCACAGTTTCATGGTTTCTATGATATTTTAGAAATGTTGCCAAAAGAAAAAGGTCAACCTTATCAAGTTCCGACAACATTTCTATCGTACAACAGTATCTGCGATATGATTCCAAGAATATTTCTCAAAAGTGAATGTCCAGAGTATTTCCAAGACATTAATCTCATATTGATGAACATGggaatggaaaatattttggaGTATTTTGCTAAGGAAAAAACCTCGTTGGCAGACTTTTTAACAATGAATGAAGAAAGACTGGAAGAAATTGGTATTGAATATCCTATTCATCGGTTGAAAGTACTAAAAGGTTTATTAAA tttccATCTAAATCAGTGGACAAAACGATCGATCGCCAGAGTACAAAAGGGACGTCCAGATAA TTTTTATGAAATACTTGTTTTGTCAGCAAATCATCTTCAAAATCTTGTTATCATAAATTCGTCTTTGAAATACGTCAAATACAACTCGCAGTGTGGTCATTTTGGACCTATAAGCACCGACATCGTTCAAAGTCTTcgaaaaaatcttcaaaattacAGAGCTGTCATGAAGGATCTTAACCAGACAACATCATAC CTCCAATCATTCAGTCCAGCGTTCCCACCACTATATATTGACTATGATGACTATTTGgctgaaaagaagaaaaacactaccagaaaaatacttaaatacaCATTCTTTGTTGCTGTTTCGGTTGTTATTTgtctaaaaatgcaaaaaatcttTTGA
- the LOC129912083 gene encoding uncharacterized protein LOC129912083 isoform X1: MYGPPETDSEDDYDGFSFGDTIIEDHRRQNHFVFEQKSDHDIEQAIEEGELNKLTDIIEEGNININNPLGNGTIMLALACRAGQLEIVKYLLGQKANVNKQVESVTPLMETCACIKQCREVTEIAKLLLAAGAVVNVSDKYGTTPFMLACQNGHMDVVRLFINDVSFDAVDNQGCTPIFHAIENNRADIVKFLVESGANASVANKKGYTPRQVAQFHGFYDILEMLPKEKGQPYQVPTTFLSYNSICDMIPRIFLKSECPEYFQDINLILMNMGMENILEYFAKEKTSLADFLTMNEERLEEIGIEYPIHRLKVLKGLLNFHLNQWTKRSIARVQKGRPDNPIHFSFYEILVLSANHLQNLVIINSSLKYVKYNSQCGHFGPISTDIVQSLRKNLQNYRAVMKDLNQTTSYLQSFSPAFPPLYIDYDDYLAEKKKNTTRKILKYTFFVAVSVVICLKMQKIF; encoded by the exons CATTGAAGACCATCGACGCCAAAATCACTTTGTCTTTGAACAAAAATCAGATCACGACATAGAACAAGCGATAGAAGAAGGCGAACTTAATAAATTAACAGACATAATTGAAGAAGGAAATATTAATATCAACAATCCGCTTGGAAATGGTACGATTATGTTAGCACTCGCATGTAGAGCAGGTCAATTGGAAATAGTTAAATATCTCCTTGGACAAAAGGCTAACGTTAATAAACAAGTTGAATCTGTAACGCCTCTAATGGAAACATGCGCCTGCATAAAACAGTGTCGAGAGGTAACTGAAATAGCGAAGCTATTACTAGCTGCCGGCGCTGTTGTCAATGTGTCTGACAAATATGGAACCACTCCATTTATGCTAGCATGTCAAAACGGTCACATGGACGTGGTGCGACTTTTCATTAATGATGTTTCGTTTGATGCAGTTGATAATCAGGGTTGCACTCCAATTTTCCATGCAATTGAGAACAATCGGGCCGATATAGTGAAGTTTCTGGTAGAGTCTGGAGCTAATGCATCAGTTGCAAACAAAAAAGGTTACACACCGCGTCAAGTTGCACAGTTTCATGGTTTCTATGATATTTTAGAAATGTTGCCAAAAGAAAAAGGTCAACCTTATCAAGTTCCGACAACATTTCTATCGTACAACAGTATCTGCGATATGATTCCAAGAATATTTCTCAAAAGTGAATGTCCAGAGTATTTCCAAGACATTAATCTCATATTGATGAACATGggaatggaaaatattttggaGTATTTTGCTAAGGAAAAAACCTCGTTGGCAGACTTTTTAACAATGAATGAAGAAAGACTGGAAGAAATTGGTATTGAATATCCTATTCATCGGTTGAAAGTACTAAAAGGTTTATTAAA tttccATCTAAATCAGTGGACAAAACGATCGATCGCCAGAGTACAAAAGGGACGTCCAGATAA TCCTATTCATTTCAGTTTTTATGAAATACTTGTTTTGTCAGCAAATCATCTTCAAAATCTTGTTATCATAAATTCGTCTTTGAAATACGTCAAATACAACTCGCAGTGTGGTCATTTTGGACCTATAAGCACCGACATCGTTCAAAGTCTTcgaaaaaatcttcaaaattacAGAGCTGTCATGAAGGATCTTAACCAGACAACATCATAC CTCCAATCATTCAGTCCAGCGTTCCCACCACTATATATTGACTATGATGACTATTTGgctgaaaagaagaaaaacactaccagaaaaatacttaaatacaCATTCTTTGTTGCTGTTTCGGTTGTTATTTgtctaaaaatgcaaaaaatcttTTGA